DNA from Bradyrhizobium japonicum USDA 6:
GCGCGTGCTGCTGCGGGTGATCGAGAATTTCAGGCCGCAGGAGGGCCGTGCCGGCGCGAACTGATAGCCTGAAGCCCGCAAGTCACCGGGTAGAGATACGAATCAGTCATGTTTAATCAGTCATGTTTAAAATGGTGGCCGCCATCACGGGGTCACGAGACATCAGCCGATTGACGCATATGAACAGCGACATCTCTTTTCCATCACAGCGTGAGAACCGGTTCTACCAGGGGATGGCTGCGACCTTCGTCGCTAACGCGCTTCAGGCGGTCAATTTTCTCGGTGATCGCTTCCTGAGACAATCGCATCATGCGTTGTCGGACATCGAGGATCTCTACCGGCATTCGATGGACAGTGCCTTTTCGGTGACCGAGGCCTTCCTCGTCACGGGAGCGCCGCACGCCTCCGCCTATTACCCGCGCGACTTCGCCTGGTTTTACCCCGACGTCCTCGACCCTGAAACCATCATGGATGCGCAGGACGCGGTCCGTCGGGCTCGCCTGCTTGAAAAGAGCGTTCGCCTCTTGCTGGAGGCGGTTCGCGCCGACGTGGTCACGACGACCATCGTTCCTGCGGGACGCGGGCGGTACCTCGGCGTGAATTATTTCTCGCGGCCCTCTGATACGCTGCTCGGCATTCTCGCCGGTCTCAAGCAGATGATAGGTGCCGACGAGAGAGCGTCTTCCTATCTGGCGATGTCGCAATGCGCACATGCCGGCCGCCTGCTGCTGGCCGAATATGGCGTCGACCTGAAGCGAGCGATCCTTCAGCTCGCGAGCGAGCTTGAGCCGTTCGACACTGACGGTACCAGGTATTTGCTGTGCGATGCCGGGGGGCCTCGCTCTGCGGCAACGGATACGCGGGCCGAGCGCAGGCGCTTCGTCACCAACGCCTGCGTCTACACGACGTTCGTGTGGGGCGTGCAGCTCGGGATCGTCGACGAGAACGAACTGAAGCGGCTGCTCGGTCGCGACCTTGCGCAGTACAAGCGAGATCTGCTCCGTTTGTTCGGCAAGGACGGCTATATCAGGCATTCGCTTGACGGCCCGGCGGGCGCGCCGGTGTCCTTGGTGGCCCTGGATTTCGTCAGCGTGCATCGCGGTTTCTGGAACATGAACGATGCCAGCGAGCGGGCGCTGTTTGCGGCTACGACGGATCTGATCATCGCCGAGCCGCGATTTCGCATCCCCAGTACGTTCCACTTCCTGGTGTCCGCGGATAATCCACGGAACAAGATGATCCACAAGATCGCGGCGCCGGCCTATCAGGGGCGTTCGTCGTGGCCGACATTCAACGTCGAATTCGCGGATCGGATGCTGGACTTCGATGAAGCCTCAGGGAGCGATACCTATCGGGCTTGCGCGCAGGGGATATTGAAGGACATTCGGACCGCGACCGAGGTCCATGGCGGCTATCAGGAGCTGATCTCGGAGCAGGGCCTGAAGTATCGCACCTGGGCGTATAAAGGCGCCGTGGCGCACTCCTGGTTTCCGCGCTTCCTGTCCGTCTGGGGGAGGGCGTATGGAGCGCCACTCCTCCAATGGGATGACGGGCGCTAACCCGCGGTCACGTCGACCAGCTCGCCACCCTCCAGTACCTTGGCCGCCTTGGCGCGGTCGAGATCGCCTTCCCAGGCGGCGACCACGACAGTCGCCACGCAATTGCCGATGAGGTTGCCGAGGGCGCGGGCCATGCCGATGAACCAATCGACCGACAGCACCAGCACGAGGCCGATGGCGGGAATACTCGGCACCGCGTTGAGCGTCGCTGCCAGGATCACGATCGCCGAACCCGGCACGCCGTGCGCGCCCTTCGACGTGATCAGCGAGACGCCGAGCACCAGCAGGAGGTCGCCGAAGGACAGCGGCGTGTTGGTCGCCTGCGCGATGAAGACGACGGCGAGCGTCAGGTAGATCGAGAAAGCGTCGAGGTTGAAGGAATAGCCGGTCGGGATGACGAGGCCGACCACGGAATCCTTCACGCCCATCCGCTCCAGTTTCTTCATGATCTGCGGCAGCACGGCATCGGAGGACGCGGTCGCGAGCACGATGGTCAGCTCTTCGCGCAAGTAAGCGAGGAATTTGAGGATGTTGATTCCGGCGAGCGCCATCACGCCGCCGAGCACGCCCAGCACGAAGATGCCGACCGAGACGTAGAACAGCATCACCAGCGAGACGAGCTGCTTCAGTGAGCCGACGCCGTATTTGCCGACGGTATAGGCGACCGCGCCGAGCACGCCGAGCGGCGCGACCCGCACGATCAGCCCCATGACCCGAAACAGCACGGTGGAGGCCGCGTCGATGATCGACGTGACCAGCGCGCCCTTCTCGCCGCCGACGAGCGCAAGGCCGACACCGAAAAGGACCGCGAAGAACAGCACCTGGAGCACGTCGTTGCGCGACAGCGCATCGAACGAGGTGCTGGGGATCACGTTCATCAGGAACGCACCGATGCCGCCGCCGGACAGCTTGTGGGCGTTGTCGGCATAGGTGTTGAGCGCCTTGGCGTCGAGCGTCGAGGGATCGATGTTCATGCCGTGGCCGGGGCCGAAGAGATAGGCGAGCAGCAGGCCGACCACGAGCGCGACCGTCGTCATTACCTCGAAATAGACCAGCGCCTTGACGCCGACCCGGCCGACCTTCTTGAGGTCGCCGGCGCCGGCAATGCCGTGCACGACGACGCAGAACACGATCGGGGCCACGATCATCGAGATCAGCTTCAGGAAGGCATCGCTGAGGATCTTGAGCCCGATCGCGAAGTCCGGAACGCCCATCCCCAGGATGACGCCTAGCACCAGCGCGGCGAGGACCTGGACGAACAGCGAGGTGTAGAGCGGCTTCGGCTCGGCGGTAGGTGCCGCGGTGATGGTCGACATGGTGGGCTCCCCCGGTTTGACGCGTCTTGGACGTCAAAAAGGAGCAACAACCGTGCCAGATTGTCGCGGCTTGGTCCTGGAAGTCATCCAGGGCGCCGCATAATCGGAGATTCTTGCGTGCGCTCTTCCGTTTGCAAGTCGGCATCGCAACAGCTATGTCCCGGCTTTCGCAAGAGCCTGATATGACAATCTCGAATGAGCACGATCTGATTTGTCTGAAAGAGGTCGGGCGTATCGTCGCCAATGCCCTTGAGGCGATGGGGAAGGCCCTCGAGCCCGGCATGACCACCGCCGAACTCGACCGGATCGGGCGAGAGCTCCTTGAGGCCGGTGGAGCGCGTTCGGCGCCGGAACTGGCCTATGCCTTTCCTGGCGCAACCTGCATCAGCGTGAACGAAGAGATCGCTCATGGCATCCCGGGTGCCCGGCGGATCGAGCGTGGCGACCTCGTCAACATCGACGTCTCGGCCGAGAAGGGCGGCTTCTTTGCCGATACGGGAGCTTCGTTCGCCGTTCCGCCCGTCACCCGTTCGATCGAGCGTCTTTGCAGGGATGGTCGGCGGGCGATGTGGACGGGCCTGCGGCAGGTCGGAGCCGGCAAACCGATTGCCGGCATCGGTCAGGCCATCGGTACGTTTGCGCGGAAAAACGGCTACATGCTCGTCAAGAACCTGGCCAGTCACGGTGTCGGCTTGTCGCTCCACGAGGAGCCGACGGAGATCGCGACATGGCCCGATCGCTCCGAGCGCCGCATCATGAGCGATGGCCTGGTGTTCACCGTCGAGCCGTTCCTGTCGCTTGGCGCGGAGTGGGCCGATAACGGTGATGACGATCCATGGACGCTCTACAGCAGCCCCGGGGCGCCTACCGTTCAGTACGAGCACACGGTCGTCGCAACCCGAAATGGACCTTTGATCGTTACGTTGGCGGGGTGAACTCGTCCCCGCGACGCGCTGTCAGCAGGAACGCAAAGGATTATTCTTCGGGCGATCATGCAGAGCCATTGCGCGTGGACAGTCTCGTCACGCCACGAGATCCAGTAGCCGGCACGATCCGCGTACCAGCACCTTGCGTCCGGTTGGCGTCATCGAAGGTACACCGTCATTGACAACAACGAGACCGAGCTTGACGAGACCTTCGACGAGATAGGCCTTCGAGAGGCGACCATTCGACACGGGGTTGCGAAGCGCTTTCAGCGCTTCCCATTGGTCCGGCGAAAGATCGAAGTCGATGTCGTCGCTCATGTTGCCTCAAGCGATAGTCCAGGTTCGCGCGCCCCTGTTAGCGGCGCCGCATGAACACCATGCGACGACAATGAGTCGGGAATTCGGTAAGCTGTTTAGAACCTCTCTTCACGAATTGCCGCACTTCATTGCGCCACAACAGTTAAGATGGCTCGCGCACGAAAATCGTCCCGAGCTCCGATCACTAATTGATGATGTGCGCTTGATCCTGCGGCGAGAGTTACCGCAGTGCACGGGAAGCATCACTGTCCCATTGCGCGTCGCGATATGCACAGAAATCGTGAAGCGAGGGCGATTGGACTCTGACTGGACTCTGCTACGTTGATCTGCGGGGGATTGGCTTCACACGACAGGAGTGTGAGTGCATGAACAGGCTGGTGGAAATTCGCAGTCAGGAATTCCTCTGCCGAGAGCGCGCCGCGCTGGATTCGGAGCGACGGGCGTTCTGGCTCGCGCAGGCCCGGGAATGGGAGCAGCGCGCGCTCGACGAAATTGCGCATCACTTTCGGGAGTGCAACCTCGTCCAAGCTGGGCTGACTGCCGCCTGACGCCAGCAACGGACGTGATTGCCGTCTACTGATAAGTCGCCACGATGTCGGACACGGCGCGTTCGAGCTGCTGTGCGGTGGCGCATTGGCGCACGACAGTGCAGAAGGTCGCGTAGCGCGGCATCTCGGAATCACCGAAGCCCCAGGCGAGCCGTCCTTCGGGATTGAGCCAGACCACGCGCTTCGAGCGTTCGGAGATGCGGCGCAGGATGTCGGCGCGCGGGTCGAGATTGTTGCTGCGGGCGTCGCCGAGCACGATCACCGTGGTCTGCGGCGTCAGCGTGCTCATGAACTCCTTCTCGAAATCGACGAGCGAAGAGCCGTAGTCGGATGAGCCGAAGCCGACCTTGGACATGATCTCGGCCATCGCCTCTTCCGGCGACTTCTTTTCCAGGATCTCGCTGACCTCGATCAGATGGGAGGAGAAGGCGAAGGAGTGGACGTCGTCGACCACCTCGTGCAGCGAGTGGATCAGGAGCAGGAAGAAATCGGAGACCTGCGCGACCGAGCCGGAGACGTCGCAGATGGCAACGATCTTCGGCCGATCGCGATGCTTGCGCTTCCAGGTGGTGAGGAAGGGCACGCCGCCCCAGGCCGCGTTGCGGCGCAGTGTGCGACGCACGTCGAGATGGCCGCGGCGCTGGCGCTTACGCGGCTTCGAGTAGCGCTCGCGCAGGCGGCGCGCGATCTGGCGGATAAGCGCACGCATCTCCGCGACCTGGCGCCGCTCGATGCGGGCGAGCGGGGCATTGCGCAGGATCTCGTTGCGGAGATTTTCGGCCTCCTCGCGGGCATAGAGCGCAAGGCCTTGCGAGACGGTGTCGCGGACTGCTTCGCGCAACGCGTCCAGCGCGCCGCGCAGACGCTCGGCCAGCGACGGATTGGCCGCGGTGAGCGCGTCGAGATCGTCGCGCAGGCGCTGAAGGCCCATGGCGTCGAGGATGCGGCTGGAAAAGATGCCGCGCTGAGTCGAATAGCGGATGTCGGACAGCGAAGCCGCACCGGAAGCGCTGGCGATGGCGGCTGCGATCGCGTTGCGATCCTGCGACAGCAGCATCTGCGCGAGCGGGCCCAATCCTTCGGAAGGCTGGCCTTCGCCTGCTTCACTGGCCGAGCTGGGTGAGGGCGTCTGATCCGCGTCCTGCGATGCGTCGTCGTTGTCGTCGGCCTCGAGGTGACCCTGCCGCGGCTCTGGTTGGCTGAAGAAGAGATCAAAGCAGTCGCCGAGGGCGAGCTTCTCGTCCTGCGACTTGGCGAGCGTCAGGAGCAGCGCATCGCGCAGGATGGCCCGGTCGGAAAAGCCGACCTGCTTGACCGCGCGCATCGCATCGATGCTTTCGGCGGGCGAGACATGCACGCCGGCACCGCGCGCCGCCCGAAAGAAACGATGGAGGTTCTCGCGCATCGGCGTCAACCGAAAACGTTGGACCGTGCCGCCTTGGCAATGAAGGTCGTAACTTGCGGCGTTGCTGCCTCTATGTCGGCCTCGTACTTCAGGAGCACATTGAGCGTGTCCTTGACGATGTCCGTATCGAGCTCCGAGGCCTGAAGTAGGACCAGGACGCGCGCCCAGTCGATGGTCTCACTGACCGAAGGCAGCTTCTTCAGGTCGAGCGAGCGGATCTCGTGGATGAAGCCGACCATCTGCCGACGCAGCGCCTGCGAGATGCCGGAGACGCGGCTCTCGACGATGCGTTCTTCGAGCCGCTGCTCGGGGAAGCCGATATGCAGATGCAGGCAGCGCCGCTTCAGGGCGTCGCCGAGGTCACGCTCGCTGTTCGAGGTGAGGATCACCGTCGGCGGCGTGATCGCCGCGACCGTGCCGAGCTCCGGGATCGTGACCTGGAAATCGGAGAGGATTTCCAGCAGCAGCGATTCGAACTCGGCGTCCGACTTGTCGATCTCGTCGATCAGCAGCACGCAACCGCCGGGCTGCTCCAGCGCCTGGAGCAGCGGCCGGGGCTCGACGAACTCCTTGGAGAAGAACACGTCGCCGAAATCGTGCAGCTGATTGAGTGCGTCATGCAGCGTCTGCGCGCCGCCAAGGACTTCGCCGAGCTTGTCCTTGAGGATCTGGGTGTAGAGAAGCTGCTTGGCGTATTTCCACTCGTAGAGCGCCTTGGCCTCGTCGAGGCCCTCGTAACACTGCAGGCGGATCATCTTCATGCCGCGCCAGGCCGCAATGGCCTTGGCAAGCTCGGTCTTGCCGACGCCCGCGGGGCCTTCGACCAGGATCGGCTTCTCGATCTGCTGCGACAAATAGACGGCGGTCGCGATCTGCCGGCTCGCGATATAGCCTTGCGCGGCGAGGCCGCTCTCCACTGCCTCGATTGAGGTCGAGGCCTTCTGTTCAGCCACGAAAGGGCGCTCCCAAAGGTCCTGCTTGAGGCTTGTTCTGCCTGCGTTCCCGGCAAAGAACAAGCCTCGTTTGGGAGGCATCAGACCCGCGCGGACGGCGTTTTTTCCGCTTAACGCAAATACTTGAGGGGGACGCCGACGGCGGTCAGTGCCGCAGCTCCGGCTTGCTGATGGTCTGCCGGACTTCGGCGCCGCAGTCCGCGCATTCATAGACGAAGTCGATCCTGGCAAGGCCCCAATGCGGTTCGACCTCGCGGACATACATCGGTAGGAACCCCATGCAGGCGGGACAAATCACAGGCGCGATTTCGATATCCTGATGATGCTGTACATAAGCTGGCATCTCGGCTCTCCTTCGCAGGCGACCACCAAACCCCGTGCGAAACCTACCGCCGGGCGCACCATGACCGTCATCAACTCTTTCGAACAGAGGCGGAACTGCGCGCCTTTGTCGTTCGCTGTGACATTCTTGCTACGTCTCTGTACTGTAACGGGCCGACCGAATTCCTATTTCACTGGCCGATCCGTTTTCCACGGACCTTCACTGCAACAATAAGGGAGCAACGCCCATGACGCATGCCATTCGCTTTCACAAGACCGGCGGTCCTGAAGTCCTGGTCTGGGAGGAGGTCAGTGTCGGCAAGCCCGGACCCGGCGAGGCGCGCATCCGTCACACTGCCGTCGGTCTCAACTTCGTCGACATCTACAATCGCTCCGGCGTGTATCCGGCACAATTGCCGAGCGGTCTTGGCAGCGAGGCGGCCGGGATCGTCGAGGAAGTCGGCTCGGGTGTCACCGATCTGAAGCCGGGCGACCGCGTCGCCTATGGCGCCTCGCCGCTCGGTGCCTATTCCGAGGCGCGGCTGATCCCGGCCGACCGGCTGTTGAAGCTGCCCGACGGCGTCGACGACAAGACTGCGGCGGCAATGATGCTGAAGGGGCTCACCACCCAATATCTGATCCGGCAGACCTATCGCGTGAAGGCCGGCGACACCATCCTGCTCCATGCCGCGGCCGGCGGCGTCGGCCTGATCCTGAGCCAGTGGGCAAAGCATCTCGGCGCGACGGTGATCGGCACCGTCAGCAGCGACGAGAAGGCAAAGCTCGCCAAGGCACACGGCTGCGATCATGTGATCATCTATACGCGCGAGGATTTCGTGAAGCGCGTCGACGAGATCGCCGGCGGCAAGAAGGTGCCGGTGGTCTACGATTCCGTCGGCAAGGATACGTTCCTGAAGTCGCTGGATTGTCTTGCGCCGCTCGGTGTTGCCGCGCTGTTTGGTGCGTCCTCCGGCGCTGTCGAGCCGCTCAACCTCGGCCTGCTCGCGCAGAAGGGCTCGCTCTACGTCACCCGTCCGACGCTGTTCACCTACGCGGCCAAGCGCGAGGCCCTGGTCGCGATGGCGAACGAGCTGTTCGACGTGGTGAAGTCCGGCGCAGTCAAGATCGAGGTGCACCAGACCTATCCGTTGAAGGACGCCGCCAAGGCGCATGCCGATCTCGCCGCACGCAAGACCACGGGCTCGACCGTCCTCACGGTGTGATCGCCGGCCGGGCAGTGACGCAGGCCGTTTGGGCCTGCGTCACGTTTTCTCGTGCTTGCGCCGGTCGCGGGCGTGATCGAGGCGGGTGGCCTGGAGGTCGACTTCTTCAGGCGGAACCTGGGGGAGGGCGGCCTCGGTCAGGATGGCCTCGGTCACGTCTTCGACCGAATTCTCCGCGATTTCGTGGATGAACGAGATGTTTCGGTATTCCCCCGAAGCGACGCGGGAGATGACCTCGCGCCTTGTGATCTCGGGATCGACGACCGCCTCGCGTCCGCGCCGCCCATAGTCGATCATCACGACGAAATACTGCATGAAACGATCCTGCCGCGCCCGTGGTCGGGAGCGCGGCAGAGTATTTCCGAAAAACAGAATTAAGTCAAGATTGATTTCCAGAAATCGGAAATCGACGCCTATTTGCTCTTCTTGCGAGGGCGTGCCGACTTGGCGCGCAGCCGCTCGAGCTGGCCCTTGGGCATCGACAGGCAGATCTCGCCGACCCACTCGAGCTTGACGCCGACGATCGGCTTGGCGTTGAAGCTGGTGAGGTTGACGACGGAGGGGGATTTGCCCCGCTCGATGGTCTTCAAATAGCGCTCGCCGGTCTTGAGCCGGACCACGGCCTCTTCGCCGTAGAAGCTCGACAGCGGATGGCGCTGGTCCTTGTAGACGACGATCACGTCGCCGCTCTCGTATTTGGGCAGCATCGAATCGCCGACGATCTCGAAGGCGACGGTCTCTTCCATGATCGGGAACGGCAGCGCGATATCGCCGAGGCCTTCCGGGGGAACCTGTTCATAATCGGGCTCGATCACCGCGCCGGCTCCGACGCGGCCCATGATCGGCGCGAGATTGAGCTCAAGATATTCCATGATCGGAATGATTTCGGACGCCTTCACCAGGCGCTCGCCGCCCAGGATCTCGGACACCGCGCCGGGCCGCACGCCCATGGCGGCCGCGAGGCCGCCCTTGCTCTTGCCCGTCTTCTCCAGGCCCCGCTCGATCATAGCAACGTCCAACATGGTGATTCCCTCGATTGCCCATCGTCCCGCCTCTTGTAATCCGAAATTCGGAATTGATGCAATTATGAATATCAGAATTGTCGCTTGACAGTTGCTTCGGAATAACGGAATGTAATCTCCGCCTCGCGATCGAGCGATCGGAGGAGGCGCATCACAGGACAACAGCATGGAACCGGGTCATTGGCCGTCGGAGCACTCCGACGCGCTTCGCGACTATTTTCTCAAGGGAATGTCTTATGCGGAGATCGGAAGACAGATAAACGGAAGGTTTGGAACGGCTTACACACGCAACGCGGTGGCCGGCCGCGCCAAGCGGCTGGGACTCGCGGCACCGGCGCGGATGACGAGTCCATCGATCGTGCCGTCCTTGCCGTCAGGAGCCTGTCTCATCGGGCCGCCCCGTCCGGCGATGCCGAACCTGAACTTGCCACCGAAATCCGCAATGAAGCCCGCGCGGGTCAAGTTGCGCTGTGTCGGCGTCCAGCCCCGCCTGATCACGCTGGGCGAACTCGGGCGCGACGACTGCCGCTATCCCTATGGTGGCGACAAGGACGGGGAGGCGATCGCCTTCTGCGGCCATCCGCGCCAGCGGGGTTCCAGCTATTGCACGCCGCATGCCCGCCTGACGCGAAAGTCTGAGGCCGCGTCCGCTCGCGTCGCCGGTCCCGTCGTCCTGAGGCTGATCTCTGCCGCCTGACGGGACCGCTATTCATTCAATTTGCGAGGAGTATCCGAGTGGCAGGTGTACGACGCAACAAGTCCTACAGATTGACTGGAATCTACGATCGGCGCTCGCGCGAGGTGCCGTTCAATGCCGAGGTGGCGGAGGTCGAGGTCGACAATCCGCTGGCGCTCGATGCCGGCGAGAAGATCGTCGTCGTCCGCTCGGTCCGAGGTGATCCGCTCGGCCGGTTGCACGCGCATCACCAGATCGACGAGGCGCAATATCGCGGCGGGCGCGCCTTCCAGAGCGACTGGGAGAGGGCGGAGCGCGGGCCCCAGGCGGTGGATCCGACGCGCGAATATGTCGATGGCACGCGCTCGCGCGAGCCCGTTACCGAGGACCAGCGCCAGGCTGTGCTGCGCCTGAACCGGGTCGAGCGCGAACTCGGTACCGATGGCGCCGCGCTGGTCCACGACGTCCTGGTGCTGGGGCTGACCATGGATCAGATCGGGGAGCGGCGCGCTGTTCGCACCCAGCGCTGGAACGACTATTTCGCGCGGCGCTTTCGCGAATGCCTGGACCGGCTGGCGCTGATCTACGGCTTTGCGACGGAAGGCCGGGCTCAGCGCGCCAAGCAGCGTTGAGGCTAGTGGTGCGCCTGCGGGTCTCGCCGCAGGCGCGCCCGGGCCGCTTGTTACGGATGCGGCACAATCTGGTAAGGCGTCGTGTAGGGCTCGACACGGAGAGACGCGTTGGCCAAGAGCCCGATCTTCGCGGTCGGCG
Protein-coding regions in this window:
- a CDS encoding dicarboxylate/amino acid:cation symporter, encoding MSTITAAPTAEPKPLYTSLFVQVLAALVLGVILGMGVPDFAIGLKILSDAFLKLISMIVAPIVFCVVVHGIAGAGDLKKVGRVGVKALVYFEVMTTVALVVGLLLAYLFGPGHGMNIDPSTLDAKALNTYADNAHKLSGGGIGAFLMNVIPSTSFDALSRNDVLQVLFFAVLFGVGLALVGGEKGALVTSIIDAASTVLFRVMGLIVRVAPLGVLGAVAYTVGKYGVGSLKQLVSLVMLFYVSVGIFVLGVLGGVMALAGINILKFLAYLREELTIVLATASSDAVLPQIMKKLERMGVKDSVVGLVIPTGYSFNLDAFSIYLTLAVVFIAQATNTPLSFGDLLLVLGVSLITSKGAHGVPGSAIVILAATLNAVPSIPAIGLVLVLSVDWFIGMARALGNLIGNCVATVVVAAWEGDLDRAKAAKVLEGGELVDVTAG
- the map gene encoding type I methionyl aminopeptidase, whose translation is MTISNEHDLICLKEVGRIVANALEAMGKALEPGMTTAELDRIGRELLEAGGARSAPELAYAFPGATCISVNEEIAHGIPGARRIERGDLVNIDVSAEKGGFFADTGASFAVPPVTRSIERLCRDGRRAMWTGLRQVGAGKPIAGIGQAIGTFARKNGYMLVKNLASHGVGLSLHEEPTEIATWPDRSERRIMSDGLVFTVEPFLSLGAEWADNGDDDPWTLYSSPGAPTVQYEHTVVATRNGPLIVTLAG
- a CDS encoding vWA domain-containing protein encodes the protein MRENLHRFFRAARGAGVHVSPAESIDAMRAVKQVGFSDRAILRDALLLTLAKSQDEKLALGDCFDLFFSQPEPRQGHLEADDNDDASQDADQTPSPSSASEAGEGQPSEGLGPLAQMLLSQDRNAIAAAIASASGAASLSDIRYSTQRGIFSSRILDAMGLQRLRDDLDALTAANPSLAERLRGALDALREAVRDTVSQGLALYAREEAENLRNEILRNAPLARIERRQVAEMRALIRQIARRLRERYSKPRKRQRRGHLDVRRTLRRNAAWGGVPFLTTWKRKHRDRPKIVAICDVSGSVAQVSDFFLLLIHSLHEVVDDVHSFAFSSHLIEVSEILEKKSPEEAMAEIMSKVGFGSSDYGSSLVDFEKEFMSTLTPQTTVIVLGDARSNNLDPRADILRRISERSKRVVWLNPEGRLAWGFGDSEMPRYATFCTVVRQCATAQQLERAVSDIVATYQ
- a CDS encoding AAA family ATPase; this translates as MAEQKASTSIEAVESGLAAQGYIASRQIATAVYLSQQIEKPILVEGPAGVGKTELAKAIAAWRGMKMIRLQCYEGLDEAKALYEWKYAKQLLYTQILKDKLGEVLGGAQTLHDALNQLHDFGDVFFSKEFVEPRPLLQALEQPGGCVLLIDEIDKSDAEFESLLLEILSDFQVTIPELGTVAAITPPTVILTSNSERDLGDALKRRCLHLHIGFPEQRLEERIVESRVSGISQALRRQMVGFIHEIRSLDLKKLPSVSETIDWARVLVLLQASELDTDIVKDTLNVLLKYEADIEAATPQVTTFIAKAARSNVFG
- a CDS encoding quinone oxidoreductase family protein, which produces MTHAIRFHKTGGPEVLVWEEVSVGKPGPGEARIRHTAVGLNFVDIYNRSGVYPAQLPSGLGSEAAGIVEEVGSGVTDLKPGDRVAYGASPLGAYSEARLIPADRLLKLPDGVDDKTAAAMMLKGLTTQYLIRQTYRVKAGDTILLHAAAGGVGLILSQWAKHLGATVIGTVSSDEKAKLAKAHGCDHVIIYTREDFVKRVDEIAGGKKVPVVYDSVGKDTFLKSLDCLAPLGVAALFGASSGAVEPLNLGLLAQKGSLYVTRPTLFTYAAKREALVAMANELFDVVKSGAVKIEVHQTYPLKDAAKAHADLAARKTTGSTVLTV
- a CDS encoding S24 family peptidase codes for the protein MLDVAMIERGLEKTGKSKGGLAAAMGVRPGAVSEILGGERLVKASEIIPIMEYLELNLAPIMGRVGAGAVIEPDYEQVPPEGLGDIALPFPIMEETVAFEIVGDSMLPKYESGDVIVVYKDQRHPLSSFYGEEAVVRLKTGERYLKTIERGKSPSVVNLTSFNAKPIVGVKLEWVGEICLSMPKGQLERLRAKSARPRKKSK
- a CDS encoding GcrA family cell cycle regulator, translated to MEPGHWPSEHSDALRDYFLKGMSYAEIGRQINGRFGTAYTRNAVAGRAKRLGLAAPARMTSPSIVPSLPSGACLIGPPRPAMPNLNLPPKSAMKPARVKLRCVGVQPRLITLGELGRDDCRYPYGGDKDGEAIAFCGHPRQRGSSYCTPHARLTRKSEAASARVAGPVVLRLISAA